In Cydia pomonella isolate Wapato2018A chromosome 1, ilCydPomo1, whole genome shotgun sequence, one genomic interval encodes:
- the LOC133515774 gene encoding amyloid beta A4 precursor protein-binding family B member 1-interacting protein isoform X1 → MMDVQVNEPNRWHRGGLLCTLNRSFRLTSGRSKNAHIESRPIISIPEMSSTGLNASNEVESALRPLEIVAPRIDTYRFSMANLEETHDADLDAILGELCALDSEYDEEISRVSSGYSSTSKERDGPSCARRQECKDNCDGASVARTDSPDNDSAFSDTVSMLSSESSASSSTSAKCKAMKLNLHQDQKNASFQQKADKIKLALERMREANIKKLFIKAFSTDGSSKSLLVDEKMSCGYVTRLLADKNHVSMEPKWAVVEQLPDLHMERVYEDHEMLVDNLMLWTRESKNKILFAERPDKISLFQTPEKFLLSEDDRGWSSEHDEHSRQVILEEFFGQSGAASSAAPSVSGHPVPPMEGPLYLKSDAKKGWKKYHFVLRPSGLYYSPKDKVKTLKELVCLATFDTNEVYLGLNWKKKYKSPTDYCFAIKHPRLQQPKSVKFIKFLCADDQRTLERWVTAMRIAKHGRQLLENHRSLVEELTQEDLDHLAHARSCSITSIPTKTGGAAPAGASSPAQASSISSSASVANSDISSGRHSRASSSSSSGCLSDGGTASESAFDCEFPMGTIKRKPSMKPNIPLTWMTRQLKEMAETEAAEAEEAGDGGTLTRTPRAARDDSTLKRRHHINPSESAIYGRTTLVNSPARDEPASPCYGIYESIPRDAAPAASDTESSLYGYAGLYEPTRAPPADDLPPPPALEPDAMFSSTLSLDSLPPPPPPPDPVEDLSGSQLSLPPPPPEHTIDTQPGRVHDIVSQLSSHQIEQTARAGLSRANSRNSDLSRSFPRQPSLDSVSSGASRTSSLHSDKSIYGQQNVAYGACLAELQNKKLSNGSPSIQKKILAEPTKERTGSMKKVNFADDLPTCTDSAKKNKKISFNLKEAPPSSPRKPPPPKRNESTRLSSPKKLADSNSNPPKEFLKDLQRVMRKKWQVAQKCKLEPATTPHEVLGFREYPLSEDYKETSVSMWVQEHYGSAVEDPFYENVYGREASSAPRREEPKPIKKRPPPAPPRRSDSTHLTSHPLPSAVHPSA, encoded by the exons ATGATGGATGTTCAAGTGAACGAGCCGAACAGATGGCATCGTGGGGGTCTCTTGTGTACGCTTAACAGAAGTTTTCGGCTGACCAGTGGCAGATCCAAAAACGCTCATATTGAAAGCAGACCAATTATAAGCATTCCTGAGATGTCATCGACG GGTCTAAATGCGTCTAACGAGGTCGAAAGCGCGCTGAGGCCGCTGGAGATCGTGGCGCCGCGCATCGACACCTACCGGTTCTCGATGGCCAACCTCGAGGAGACGCACGATGCCGACCTCGACGCCATTCTGGGCGAGCTTTGCGCGCTCGACTCTGAGTACGACGAGGAGATATCTAGGGTCTCTTCAG GTTACTCGTCGACCAGCAAAGAGCGCGACGGGCCGAGCTGCGCGCGCCGGCAAGAGTGCAAGGACAACTGCGACGGCGCCTCCGTGGCGAGGACTGACTCGCCCGACAATGACTCCGCCTTTAGTGATACT gTTTCAATGCTGTCGAGCGAATCCTCGGCGTCGAGTAGTACTAGTGCAAAATGTAAAGCGATGAAACTCAATCTACATCAAGATCAAAAG AATGCGAGTTTTCAACAGAAGGCTGACAAGATAAAACTAGCGTTGGAGCGCATGCGCGAGGCCAACATCAAGAAGTTGTTCATCAAGGCGTTCTCGACGGACGGCTCGTCGAAGAGCCTGCTGGTGGACGAGAAGATGAGCTGCGGCTACGTGACCCGCCTGCTGGCCGACAAGAACCACGTGTCCATGGAGCCCAAGTGGGCCGTGGTCGAGCAGCTGCCCGATCTGCATATGG AGCGTGTGTATGAAGACCACGAAATGTTAGtggataatttaatgttatggACAAGAGagtcgaaaaataaaatattattcgcCGAAAGACCAGACAAAATATCATTGTTTCAAACTCCGGAGAAGTTCCTTTTATCGGAGGACGATAGAG GATGGTCAAGCGAGCACGATGAGCATTCGAGACAAGTGATATTAGAAGAATTCTTCGGTCAAAGCGGCGCGGCGAGCAGCGCGGCGCCGTCCGTGTCGGGTCACCCTGTGCCTCCCATGGAGGGCCCGCTCTACCTCAAGAGCGACGCCAAGAAGGGCTGGAAGAAGTACCACTTCGTCCTCAGGCCTTCCG GTCTCTACTATTCGCCGAAGGATAAAGTGAAGACGCTAAAAGAATTGGTCTGCTTAGCGACTTTCGACACGAACGAAGTTTACTTAGGATTGAATTGGAAGAAGAAATACAAATCACCGACCGACTACTGCTTTGCTATCAAGCACCCGAGGCTACAACAACCAAAGAGTGTTAAGTTTATTAAGTTCCTGTGCGCGGACGACCAGCGGACGCTGGAGCGATGGGTCACCGCCATGAGGATAGCCAAG CATGGGAGGCAGCTCCTAGAAAACCACCGGTCGCTGGTGGAGGAGCTCACGCAGGAGGACCTGGACCACCTCGCGCACGCGCGCTCCTGCTCG ATAACGTCGATCCCTACGAAGActggcggcgcggcgccggcggggGCGAGCAGCCCGGCGCAGGCCTCCAGCATCTCCAGCAGCGCCAGCGTCGCCAACTCCGACATCAGCAGCGGCAG GCATTCGCGCGCCTCGTCGTCCAGCTCGAGCGGCTGCCTGTCCGACGGCGGCACGGCCTCCGAGAGCGCCTTCGATTGCGAGTTCCCCATGG GAACGATAAAGCGCAAGCCGTCGATGAAGCCGAACATCCCGCTGACGTGGATGACGCGGCAGCTGAAGGAGATGGCGGAGACGGAGGCGGCCGAGGCGGAGGAGGCCGGCGACGGCGGCACGCTCACACGCACGCCGCGCGCTGCGCGCGACGACTCCACACTCAAGCGCAGGCACCACATCA ATCCGTCAGAAAGTGCAATTTATGGCAGAACGACACTGGTGAACAGTCCGGCTCGCGACGAGCCGGCGTCCCCGTGTTACGGCATCTACGAAAGCATCCCGCGCGACGCCGCGCCGGCGGCCTCCGACACCGAGTCCTCGCTGTATGGGTACGCCGGCCTGTACGAGCCGACGCGTGCGCCGCCCGCCGACGACCTTCCTCCGCCGCCTGCCCTGGAGCCCGACGCCATGTTCAGCTCCACGCTGAGCTTGGACTCGTTACCGCCGCCCCCACCGCCCCCCGATCCCGTGGAGGACCTTTCGGGCTCTCAACTCAGCCTGCCTCCTCCACCGCCTGAACACACCATAGACACTCAACCGGGCCGCGTGCATGACATCGTCAGTCAGCTGAGTTCGCATCAGATCGAACAGACTGCCCGAGCAGGCTTATCACGAGCCAACTCCCGAAACTCCGACCTGAGTCGCTCGTTCCCGCGGCAGCCCTCCCTGGACAGCGTCAGCTCCGGCGCATCGCGGACCTCCTCCCTTCATTCCGATAAGAGCATCTACGGTCAACAGAACGTGGCGTACGGTGCATGTTTAGCTGAACTTCAAAACAAGAAGTTGAGCAACGGCAGTCCCTCCATTCAAAAGAAGATATTAGCAGAGCCAACGAAGGAACGCACGGGGTCGATGAAGAAAGTGAATTTCGCTGACGATTTACCAACATGCACCGACTCTGCGAAAAAGAACAAGAAAATCTCGTTTAACTTGAAGGAAGCACCGCCGTCGTCCCCCCGCAAACCGCCTCCGCCGAAACGCAACGAAAGCACACGACTATCGTCTCCCAAGAAGTTGGCAGATTCCAACAGTAACCCGCCCAAAGAATTTCTTAAAGATCTGCAACGGGTGATGAGAAAGAAGTGGCAAGTCGCACAAAAGTGTAAGTTGGAGCCTGCGACAACACCACACGAAGTACTGGGCTTCCGAGAATATCCCCTGTCGGAGGACTACAAAGAGACGAGCGTGTCGATGTGGGTGCAGGAGCATTACGGCAGTGCAGTGGAGGACCCGTTTTACGAGAACGTGTACGGGCGCGAGGCTAGCTCGGCGCCGCGCCGCGAGGAGCCCAAGCCCATCAAGAAGAGGCCGCCACCCGCGCCGCCGCGTCGCAGCGACTCCACACACCTGACTTCGCACCCACTGCCGTCCGCCGTGCATCCCTCCGCTTGA
- the LOC133515751 gene encoding uncharacterized protein LOC133515751: MDNTEADCKCAKVIGHLEAVRWQLQPRNYRPSAGALALGDWTRDHHVWLHYVPSADGLLPEDDVLRSTDTRYWSIHDVQRYSELMLHCENVLFTCQYPRLRLPSRLGAHFWSSNTALKLPTKLYLKEFHRAMETTLMKMQFEEAQMDRFIISDQIVNVNCLDYFKRKTFFRLLNNILSLQDRLQLVSLENLCCSRLEGARLLQQLACFSAHSLKYLFLWRFVLPNENPILINYSYITGSGQYIPRPETRRCFLRSLGELRNLRLLALEYAHLADATGGALISLITVLKRPHMRLQLMCREDQIPGLVDQSLGAGGYVIPDLAWRRVATTCPDLYLLMAFCRVRNYDDIRRFLSPSIPLREAHFQLGIDLTQTQRQDSDVSCLMRHLAFNYASTLAALSIHQWRFAVFPLRRVFELMPRLVRFFYVGIVQDEVDLKRMLHIIACGVCDKLKHLKIQIQDEMDKRNYWKSVIENILEEYKGIMQVLEIRFELEMYKT; encoded by the exons ATGGACAACACCGAAG CGGACTGTAAATGTGCAAAAGTGATCGGCCACTTGGAAGCGGTGCGCTGGCAGCTGCAGCCGCGCAACTACCGGCCTTCGGCGGGCGCGCTGGCGCTGGGTGACTGGACGCGCGACCACCACGTGTGGCTGCATTACGTGCCTAGCGCCGACGGGCTGCTGCCCGAAGATGACGTGCTGCG AAGTACGGACACACGGTACTGGAGCATACACGACGTGCAGCGCTACTCCGAGTTGATGCTGCACTGCGAGAACGTGCTGTTTACGTGCCAGTACCCGAGGTTGCGCCTGCCGTCGCGCCTCGGCGCGCACTTCTGGAGCTCCAACACAGCGCTAAAACTGCCCACCAAGCTTTATCTCAAGGAGTTCCATAGAGCCATGGAAACTACCTTAATG aAAATGCAATTTGAGGAGGCACAAATGGATCGTTTTATTATCTCGGATCAAATAGTGAATGTTAACTGCCTTGATTATTTTAAACGAAAAACCTTTTTTCGCTTGCTTAATAACATTTTAAG TTTGCAGGACCGGCTGCAGCTGGTATCGCTGGAAAACCTGTGCTGCTCGCGGCTGGAGGGTGCGCGTCTGCTGCAGCAGCTTGCCTGCTTTTCCGCGCACTCTCTCAAGTACCTGTTTCTGTGGCGCTTCGTGCTGCCGAACGAGAACCCTATCCTTATCAACTATTCTTACATCACTG GAAGCGGGCAATACATACCGCGGCCGGAGACGCGGCGCTGTTTCCTGCGTAGCCTCGGCGAGCTGCGCAATCTGCGGTTGCTCGCGCTGGAGTATGCTCACCTCGCCGACGCCACTGGCGGCGCGCTCATCTCCCTCATCACGGTCCTCAAACGGCCTCATATGCGATTACAG TTGATGTGCCGGGAAGACCAGATTCCCGGGCTCGTAGACCAGTCGCTGGGTGCAGGTGGCTATGTCATCCCTGACTTGGCTTGGAGGCGAGTCGCCACCACCTGTCCAGATCTCTACCTTCTCATGGCTTTCT GCCGCGTCCGCAACTACGACGACATACGTCGGTTCCTGTCTCCCAGCATCCCGTTGCGTGAGGCGCACTTTCAGCTCGGAATAGACCTGACGCAGACCCAGAGACAGGACTCTGATGTGAGCTGCCTCATGCGCCATCTCGCCTTTAATTATGCGAGCACCCTAG CGGCCCTGAGTATCCACCAATGGCGTTTCGCGGTATTCCCGCTGCGGCGCGTGTTCGAGTTGATGCCGCGGCTGGTGCGGTTCTTCTACGTCGGCATCGTGCAAGATGAAGTCGACCTCAAGAGAATGCTACACATCATTGCATGCGGAGTTTGCGACA AATTGAAACATttgaaaatacaaattcaaGATGAAATGGACAAGCGGAATTATTGGAAAAGtgtaatagaaaatattttggaAGAATATAAAGGCATAATGCAAGTATTGGAAATTAGATTTGAATTAGAAAtgtataaaacctaa
- the LOC133515774 gene encoding amyloid beta A4 precursor protein-binding family B member 1-interacting protein isoform X2: MALVEESGAGAAADDPEALLNEWLGELTVLTAGLNASNEVESALRPLEIVAPRIDTYRFSMANLEETHDADLDAILGELCALDSEYDEEISRVSSGYSSTSKERDGPSCARRQECKDNCDGASVARTDSPDNDSAFSDTVSMLSSESSASSSTSAKCKAMKLNLHQDQKNASFQQKADKIKLALERMREANIKKLFIKAFSTDGSSKSLLVDEKMSCGYVTRLLADKNHVSMEPKWAVVEQLPDLHMERVYEDHEMLVDNLMLWTRESKNKILFAERPDKISLFQTPEKFLLSEDDRGWSSEHDEHSRQVILEEFFGQSGAASSAAPSVSGHPVPPMEGPLYLKSDAKKGWKKYHFVLRPSGLYYSPKDKVKTLKELVCLATFDTNEVYLGLNWKKKYKSPTDYCFAIKHPRLQQPKSVKFIKFLCADDQRTLERWVTAMRIAKHGRQLLENHRSLVEELTQEDLDHLAHARSCSITSIPTKTGGAAPAGASSPAQASSISSSASVANSDISSGRHSRASSSSSSGCLSDGGTASESAFDCEFPMGTIKRKPSMKPNIPLTWMTRQLKEMAETEAAEAEEAGDGGTLTRTPRAARDDSTLKRRHHINPSESAIYGRTTLVNSPARDEPASPCYGIYESIPRDAAPAASDTESSLYGYAGLYEPTRAPPADDLPPPPALEPDAMFSSTLSLDSLPPPPPPPDPVEDLSGSQLSLPPPPPEHTIDTQPGRVHDIVSQLSSHQIEQTARAGLSRANSRNSDLSRSFPRQPSLDSVSSGASRTSSLHSDKSIYGQQNVAYGACLAELQNKKLSNGSPSIQKKILAEPTKERTGSMKKVNFADDLPTCTDSAKKNKKISFNLKEAPPSSPRKPPPPKRNESTRLSSPKKLADSNSNPPKEFLKDLQRVMRKKWQVAQKCKLEPATTPHEVLGFREYPLSEDYKETSVSMWVQEHYGSAVEDPFYENVYGREASSAPRREEPKPIKKRPPPAPPRRSDSTHLTSHPLPSAVHPSA; the protein is encoded by the exons GGTCTAAATGCGTCTAACGAGGTCGAAAGCGCGCTGAGGCCGCTGGAGATCGTGGCGCCGCGCATCGACACCTACCGGTTCTCGATGGCCAACCTCGAGGAGACGCACGATGCCGACCTCGACGCCATTCTGGGCGAGCTTTGCGCGCTCGACTCTGAGTACGACGAGGAGATATCTAGGGTCTCTTCAG GTTACTCGTCGACCAGCAAAGAGCGCGACGGGCCGAGCTGCGCGCGCCGGCAAGAGTGCAAGGACAACTGCGACGGCGCCTCCGTGGCGAGGACTGACTCGCCCGACAATGACTCCGCCTTTAGTGATACT gTTTCAATGCTGTCGAGCGAATCCTCGGCGTCGAGTAGTACTAGTGCAAAATGTAAAGCGATGAAACTCAATCTACATCAAGATCAAAAG AATGCGAGTTTTCAACAGAAGGCTGACAAGATAAAACTAGCGTTGGAGCGCATGCGCGAGGCCAACATCAAGAAGTTGTTCATCAAGGCGTTCTCGACGGACGGCTCGTCGAAGAGCCTGCTGGTGGACGAGAAGATGAGCTGCGGCTACGTGACCCGCCTGCTGGCCGACAAGAACCACGTGTCCATGGAGCCCAAGTGGGCCGTGGTCGAGCAGCTGCCCGATCTGCATATGG AGCGTGTGTATGAAGACCACGAAATGTTAGtggataatttaatgttatggACAAGAGagtcgaaaaataaaatattattcgcCGAAAGACCAGACAAAATATCATTGTTTCAAACTCCGGAGAAGTTCCTTTTATCGGAGGACGATAGAG GATGGTCAAGCGAGCACGATGAGCATTCGAGACAAGTGATATTAGAAGAATTCTTCGGTCAAAGCGGCGCGGCGAGCAGCGCGGCGCCGTCCGTGTCGGGTCACCCTGTGCCTCCCATGGAGGGCCCGCTCTACCTCAAGAGCGACGCCAAGAAGGGCTGGAAGAAGTACCACTTCGTCCTCAGGCCTTCCG GTCTCTACTATTCGCCGAAGGATAAAGTGAAGACGCTAAAAGAATTGGTCTGCTTAGCGACTTTCGACACGAACGAAGTTTACTTAGGATTGAATTGGAAGAAGAAATACAAATCACCGACCGACTACTGCTTTGCTATCAAGCACCCGAGGCTACAACAACCAAAGAGTGTTAAGTTTATTAAGTTCCTGTGCGCGGACGACCAGCGGACGCTGGAGCGATGGGTCACCGCCATGAGGATAGCCAAG CATGGGAGGCAGCTCCTAGAAAACCACCGGTCGCTGGTGGAGGAGCTCACGCAGGAGGACCTGGACCACCTCGCGCACGCGCGCTCCTGCTCG ATAACGTCGATCCCTACGAAGActggcggcgcggcgccggcggggGCGAGCAGCCCGGCGCAGGCCTCCAGCATCTCCAGCAGCGCCAGCGTCGCCAACTCCGACATCAGCAGCGGCAG GCATTCGCGCGCCTCGTCGTCCAGCTCGAGCGGCTGCCTGTCCGACGGCGGCACGGCCTCCGAGAGCGCCTTCGATTGCGAGTTCCCCATGG GAACGATAAAGCGCAAGCCGTCGATGAAGCCGAACATCCCGCTGACGTGGATGACGCGGCAGCTGAAGGAGATGGCGGAGACGGAGGCGGCCGAGGCGGAGGAGGCCGGCGACGGCGGCACGCTCACACGCACGCCGCGCGCTGCGCGCGACGACTCCACACTCAAGCGCAGGCACCACATCA ATCCGTCAGAAAGTGCAATTTATGGCAGAACGACACTGGTGAACAGTCCGGCTCGCGACGAGCCGGCGTCCCCGTGTTACGGCATCTACGAAAGCATCCCGCGCGACGCCGCGCCGGCGGCCTCCGACACCGAGTCCTCGCTGTATGGGTACGCCGGCCTGTACGAGCCGACGCGTGCGCCGCCCGCCGACGACCTTCCTCCGCCGCCTGCCCTGGAGCCCGACGCCATGTTCAGCTCCACGCTGAGCTTGGACTCGTTACCGCCGCCCCCACCGCCCCCCGATCCCGTGGAGGACCTTTCGGGCTCTCAACTCAGCCTGCCTCCTCCACCGCCTGAACACACCATAGACACTCAACCGGGCCGCGTGCATGACATCGTCAGTCAGCTGAGTTCGCATCAGATCGAACAGACTGCCCGAGCAGGCTTATCACGAGCCAACTCCCGAAACTCCGACCTGAGTCGCTCGTTCCCGCGGCAGCCCTCCCTGGACAGCGTCAGCTCCGGCGCATCGCGGACCTCCTCCCTTCATTCCGATAAGAGCATCTACGGTCAACAGAACGTGGCGTACGGTGCATGTTTAGCTGAACTTCAAAACAAGAAGTTGAGCAACGGCAGTCCCTCCATTCAAAAGAAGATATTAGCAGAGCCAACGAAGGAACGCACGGGGTCGATGAAGAAAGTGAATTTCGCTGACGATTTACCAACATGCACCGACTCTGCGAAAAAGAACAAGAAAATCTCGTTTAACTTGAAGGAAGCACCGCCGTCGTCCCCCCGCAAACCGCCTCCGCCGAAACGCAACGAAAGCACACGACTATCGTCTCCCAAGAAGTTGGCAGATTCCAACAGTAACCCGCCCAAAGAATTTCTTAAAGATCTGCAACGGGTGATGAGAAAGAAGTGGCAAGTCGCACAAAAGTGTAAGTTGGAGCCTGCGACAACACCACACGAAGTACTGGGCTTCCGAGAATATCCCCTGTCGGAGGACTACAAAGAGACGAGCGTGTCGATGTGGGTGCAGGAGCATTACGGCAGTGCAGTGGAGGACCCGTTTTACGAGAACGTGTACGGGCGCGAGGCTAGCTCGGCGCCGCGCCGCGAGGAGCCCAAGCCCATCAAGAAGAGGCCGCCACCCGCGCCGCCGCGTCGCAGCGACTCCACACACCTGACTTCGCACCCACTGCCGTCCGCCGTGCATCCCTCCGCTTGA